From a single Nicotiana tomentosiformis chromosome 2, ASM39032v3, whole genome shotgun sequence genomic region:
- the LOC117279774 gene encoding small ribosomal subunit protein uS7cz/uS7cy, whose product MSRRGTAEKKTAKSDPIYRNRLVNMLVNRILKHGKKSLAYQIIYRAVKKIQQKTETNPLSVLRQAIRGVTPDITVKARRVGGSTHQVPIEIGSTQGKALAIRWLLAASRKRPGRNMAFKLSSELVDAAKGSGDAIRKKEETHRMAEANRAFAHFR is encoded by the coding sequence ATGTCACGTCGAGGTACTGCAGAAAAAAAAACAGCAAAATCCGATCCAATTTATCGTAATCGATTAGTTAACATGTTGGTTAACCGTATTCTGAAACACGGAAAAAAATCATTGGCTTATCAAATTATCTATCGAGCCgtgaaaaagattcaacaaaAGACAGAAACAAATCCACTATCCGTTTTACGTCAAGCAATACGTGGAGTAACTCCCGATATAACAGTAAAAGCAAGACGTGTAGGTGGATCGACTCATCAAGTTCCCATTGAAATAGGATCCACACAAGGAAAAGCACTTGCCATTCGTTGGTTATTAGCGGCATCCCGAAAACGTCCGGGTCGAAATATGGCTTTCAAATTAAGTTCCGAATTAGTGGATGCTGCCAAAGGGAGTGGCGATGCCATACGCAAAAAGGAAGAGACTCATAGAATGGCAGAGGCAAATAGAGCTTTTGCACATTTTCGTTAA